A single region of the bacterium genome encodes:
- a CDS encoding alpha/beta hydrolase: protein MKRLCFALLIALCVASLASCQPPAGQAPPRQFQPPEDLEYKPDVVFATVNGRDLHMTLVYPKQPPSVPMPVVVWVHGGAWRAGSYKGAGQLIGLARQGYFCASIEYRLSQEAIFPAQIEDCKGALRFLRAHAQEYRLNPDKIGVWGGSAGGHLVALLGTSGGVKELEGDVGGNLEQSSAVQCVVDFFGPSDMTTMIADRGARILVDQATGLTPEEALIGGKTEEHLEVAKAASPVTYVDKSDPPFLIVHGEVDKTVPIKQSERLDEALRAAGVDCTFIRVKNGGHGFGPNCDPSAQQINQMVMEFLNKHLK, encoded by the coding sequence ATGAAACGCTTGTGCTTCGCCCTGCTCATCGCGCTGTGCGTCGCTTCCCTCGCCTCCTGCCAGCCGCCGGCCGGGCAGGCTCCGCCGCGGCAGTTCCAGCCCCCGGAGGACCTGGAGTACAAGCCCGATGTCGTCTTCGCCACCGTCAACGGGCGGGATCTGCACATGACGCTTGTGTATCCGAAGCAGCCGCCGAGCGTGCCGATGCCCGTGGTGGTGTGGGTGCATGGCGGGGCGTGGCGGGCCGGGTCATACAAGGGCGCCGGGCAGCTCATCGGCCTGGCGCGGCAGGGCTACTTCTGCGCCAGCATCGAGTACCGCCTCAGCCAGGAGGCCATCTTCCCGGCGCAGATCGAGGACTGCAAGGGGGCGCTGCGGTTCCTGCGCGCCCATGCGCAGGAGTACCGCCTCAACCCCGACAAGATCGGCGTATGGGGCGGCAGCGCCGGGGGGCACCTGGTAGCCCTGCTGGGCACGTCGGGCGGGGTGAAGGAGCTGGAAGGGGACGTGGGCGGGAACCTGGAGCAGTCCAGCGCCGTGCAGTGCGTGGTGGACTTCTTCGGCCCGTCGGACATGACGACCATGATCGCCGACCGGGGCGCCCGCATCCTGGTGGATCAGGCCACGGGCCTCACGCCGGAGGAGGCGCTGATCGGCGGGAAGACCGAAGAGCATCTGGAAGTGGCGAAGGCCGCCAGCCCCGTCACATACGTGGACAAGTCGGACCCGCCCTTCCTGATCGTGCATGGCGAGGTGGACAAGACCGTGCCGATCAAGCAGTCCGAGCGCCTGGACGAGGCGCTGCGCGCGGCGGGCGTGGACTGCACCTTCATACGGGTCAAGAACGGGGGGCACGGGTTCGGGCCGAACTGCGACCCCTCAGCGCAGCAGATCAACCAGATGGTGATGGAGTTCCTGAACAAGCATCTGAAGTAG